The genomic segment CTCCGTTGCTCTCCTTGTTCGGATCTCAAATAGGATTGCTATATTAGGAGTTAGAAATTAATGACATAGGAACGAATCCCCATTGCTCCTTATCCTCAGTATTAGCTGAGAAGTAGCCCGGTTGATAATTAAAGATACGCCGTACTTCTAGCAAAATTGATGTAATAATCAATTCAGACTTCGCCTTTTCCGTACTCATGCTAGCAGCTTAAGTCTAGAGTCTGATTGTAAATAATTAAAATGATATTTTTAAAAACCTCCAAAAATCTCCCCATACGACTGCTTCTTTTCTCCACATTACTCCTCATCCTCATTCTCGCCTTTCTACTCGACATAGCCCTTGGTTCAGTTCAAATCCCTCTCAATCAAATCATCAAAATCCTACTAGAACAGCAATCAGAAAAAAACACTTGGACTAACATCATTCTCCAATTTCGCTTACCTAAAGCATTCACTGCAACTCTTGCAGGTGCAGCATTAGGAATCAGTGGCTTGCAAATGCAAACCTTATTTAGAAACCCCTTAGCCGGACCCTTCGTTCTGGGAATTAGTTCTGGAGCAAGTCTGGGAGTCGCATTAGTTGTCCTCACAGCTACCGCTACAGGGACGCCAACGTTATTAAAAGATTTAGGCATAATTGGTGACTTTGGTTTAGCTATATCAGCCAGTCTTGGTGCAGCATCAGTTTTAGGGATAATGTTAATTGTTGCTCGCCGAGTCCGCGATACAATGACACTATTGATTTTAGGTTTATTATTTGGCTACGCTACCAGCGCTATTGTAAGTATCTTACTCAATTTTAGCTCCCAAGAACGAATTCAAACTTACCTCATGTGGACTTTTGGAAGTTTTGCGGGTGTGACTTGGACACAAATGATTATTTTAGCTCCTGTCATCCTTTTGGGTTTATTGATGGCGTTCTTGCTGTCAAAACCACTCAATGCACTGTTACTTGGTGAATCCTATGCGCGTAGTATGGGCTTAACAGTACAAAAAGCCAGATTTTCAATTATTACTAGTGCATCTGTCTTAGCTGGAGCAATAACTGCTTTTTGCGGTCCCATCGCCTTCTTAGGTGTCGCAATTCCCCATCTATGTCGCAGTCTATTTAACACTTCAGATCATCGCGTATTAATTCCAGCAGTCACAATAATGGGTGCTATTCTAGCATTAATTGCAGATTTGATTTCCCAACTTCCAGGAAGTCAAACAGTTTTACCATTAAATGCGATTACTGCTTTAATAGGAACGCCTGTAGTCACCTGGGTCATTCTCAAACGCAACTCGCAAAAATCTTTTCCCACATGAGTGATGCCATTCTCACAACTCACAACCTGACTATTGGTTACAGAACATCGCGAAGAACTTTCCGAAACGTTGCATCTAATATTTCGGTGTCGCTTCAAACAGGAGAACTCGTTTGTTTGCTCGGTCCTAATGGAGCGGGTAAGTCAACCTTACTGCGAACACTTGCGGGAATGCAACCTCCTATTCAAGGGGAAGTGCGATTGCTTGGAGAAAATGTTTATAAATTACCACCGCAAGAATTAGCAAAACGTCTCAGCTTGGTACTGACAGATAAGATAGATGTAGGAATGCTATCATCTGAAACCTTTGTAGCTTTAGGACGCTATCCTTATACTGATTGGTGGGGAAAGCTAACACCGCAAGACGAAACCATTGTTAATTGGGCAATAGAATCTGTAGGTGCAACACATTTATCCCAACGTCATGTTAGCGAACTCAGTGACGGGGAACGGCAAAAAATTGCGATCGCACGAGCCTTAGCACAATCACCTGTTGTCATGCTACTCGATGAACCTACAGCATTTTTAGATTTGCCCAGACGTGTGGAAATTATGCAATTGCTGCGCCAAATTGCTTGGCAAAATCACCAAGCAATTCTTTTATCCACCCACGATCTCAATCTCGCTTTACGCTTAGCAGATAAAGTTTGGTTGCTTGCTAGTAATGGAACTTTGCACGTTGGCGCACCGGAAGATTTGGTTTTGAGCGGTGCGTTTGCCGAAACTTTCCGCACTGAAGGAGTGGAATTTGATATTGCTTCTGGAGAGTTTCATCTCAATTCACCAGTGCGTGGTACGGTCGATTTAATAGGTGAGGGAGTAGAAGCTTTATGGACACAACGCGCCTTGCAACGAGTGGGATTTCTCGTTCAGACTGAGAGCAAATCCTCTCCCATTTGCATAGAAGTGATACCCACTCAAAAACAAGTTGTTTGGCAGGTCATACGCGATCGCGAAATGTTCTTGTACTATGAGGTACAAAAACTTATTCAATTCTTGAATCAACTTTTTCCAATGTAAAGATCTCTACTTTAGTTAGAGGCTTAGTTATACACTTACCTTCAACCACAATCCTAGAAACACTTTACTTTAAATTATTAATTGCGCTCTTCCACGAGAATTGCTCGGACAGAATTCTAATAGAGCTTTCGCCGACCTTTTCGAGCAGCATTACAGCAAGCAGTTTTCATTTCAAAGTCGATACAGCCGATTGCTTCAGGCGAACAAGCTTTTTTAGGATGTACCGGACATTTCAATCGATAGTCATTGGTGAAATACTCACAACCTACA from the Tolypothrix bouteillei VB521301 genome contains:
- a CDS encoding iron ABC transporter permease, translating into MIFLKTSKNLPIRLLLFSTLLLILILAFLLDIALGSVQIPLNQIIKILLEQQSEKNTWTNIILQFRLPKAFTATLAGAALGISGLQMQTLFRNPLAGPFVLGISSGASLGVALVVLTATATGTPTLLKDLGIIGDFGLAISASLGAASVLGIMLIVARRVRDTMTLLILGLLFGYATSAIVSILLNFSSQERIQTYLMWTFGSFAGVTWTQMIILAPVILLGLLMAFLLSKPLNALLLGESYARSMGLTVQKARFSIITSASVLAGAITAFCGPIAFLGVAIPHLCRSLFNTSDHRVLIPAVTIMGAILALIADLISQLPGSQTVLPLNAITALIGTPVVTWVILKRNSQKSFPT
- a CDS encoding ABC transporter ATP-binding protein: MSDAILTTHNLTIGYRTSRRTFRNVASNISVSLQTGELVCLLGPNGAGKSTLLRTLAGMQPPIQGEVRLLGENVYKLPPQELAKRLSLVLTDKIDVGMLSSETFVALGRYPYTDWWGKLTPQDETIVNWAIESVGATHLSQRHVSELSDGERQKIAIARALAQSPVVMLLDEPTAFLDLPRRVEIMQLLRQIAWQNHQAILLSTHDLNLALRLADKVWLLASNGTLHVGAPEDLVLSGAFAETFRTEGVEFDIASGEFHLNSPVRGTVDLIGEGVEALWTQRALQRVGFLVQTESKSSPICIEVIPTQKQVVWQVIRDREMFLYYEVQKLIQFLNQLFPM